Proteins encoded together in one Pseudomonas sp. Seg1 window:
- a CDS encoding DUF808 domain-containing protein: MAGSSLLVLVDDIATVLDDVALMSKMAAKKTAGVLGDDLALNAQQVSGVRAEREIPVVWAVAKGSFVNKLILVPSALAISAFVPWLVTPLLMVGGAYLCFEGFEKLAHKFLHSKTEDDAEHAQLTEAVADPATDLVAYEKDKIKGAIRTDFILSAEIIAITLGTVADASLTQQVIVMSGIAIVMTVGVYGLVAGIVKLDDLGLWLTQKPGQVARKIGSGILTAAPYMMKTLSVVGTAAMFLVGGGILTHGIPVVHHWIESVGAAAGSAGFVVPMLLNGVAGIIAGAVVLAVVSVVGKIWKAVKN; encoded by the coding sequence ATGGCAGGAAGCAGTTTGCTGGTGCTGGTCGACGATATTGCCACCGTGCTGGATGACGTGGCGTTGATGAGCAAAATGGCCGCCAAGAAGACCGCCGGGGTGCTCGGCGACGACTTGGCGCTGAATGCCCAGCAAGTCTCCGGCGTGCGCGCCGAGCGGGAAATTCCCGTGGTCTGGGCGGTGGCCAAGGGCTCGTTCGTCAACAAACTGATTCTGGTGCCGTCGGCGTTGGCGATCAGTGCGTTCGTGCCTTGGCTGGTGACGCCGCTGTTGATGGTCGGTGGCGCGTACCTGTGTTTCGAAGGTTTCGAGAAGCTCGCGCACAAATTTCTGCACAGCAAGACTGAAGATGACGCCGAGCACGCGCAACTGACCGAGGCCGTAGCCGATCCGGCCACTGATCTGGTGGCGTACGAGAAGGACAAGATCAAAGGCGCGATCCGCACCGACTTCATTCTTTCGGCAGAAATCATCGCGATCACACTGGGCACGGTGGCCGATGCCTCGCTGACTCAGCAGGTCATCGTGATGTCGGGCATCGCGATTGTCATGACCGTCGGCGTTTACGGTCTGGTGGCGGGCATCGTCAAGCTCGACGACCTCGGCTTGTGGCTGACGCAGAAGCCTGGGCAAGTGGCCAGAAAAATCGGCAGCGGTATTTTGACGGCGGCGCCGTACATGATGAAAACCCTGTCGGTGGTGGGCACGGCGGCGATGTTCCTGGTCGGCGGCGGCATCCTCACTCACGGCATTCCAGTGGTGCATCACTGGATTGAAAGCGTTGGCGCGGCGGCGGGAAGTGCCGGCTTTGTGGTGCCGATGCTGCTCAACGGTGTAGCGGGGATTATTGCCGGTGCAGTGGTGTTGGCGGTTGTCTCGGTCGTTGGCAAGATCTGGAAAGCAGTAAAGAACTAA
- a CDS encoding VacJ family lipoprotein, giving the protein MAKYLLLIAALLCAGVAQADNSKANAPVVVDSDGFKEPLSKLKFNAGLDQREFERSTLNALNVYDPLEEWNRRVYHFNYRFDQWVFLPVVDGYRYITPSFVRTGVSNFFNNLGDVPNLVNSLLQFKGQRSMETTARLLLNTTIGIAGLWDPATAMGLPRQSEDFGQTLGFYGVPGGAYFVLPILGPSNLRDTAGLAVDYSAETAINFLNVSEVSSNHPEIWALRAVDKRYQTSFRYGQLNSPFEYEKVRYVYTESRKLQIAE; this is encoded by the coding sequence GTGGCTAAATATCTCCTGCTGATTGCAGCGTTACTCTGTGCAGGCGTGGCCCAGGCCGACAACAGCAAAGCCAATGCACCGGTGGTCGTCGACAGTGACGGTTTCAAGGAGCCGCTGTCGAAACTCAAGTTCAACGCGGGGCTGGATCAGCGTGAATTCGAGCGGTCGACGCTCAACGCGCTGAACGTCTATGACCCGCTGGAAGAGTGGAACCGTCGCGTTTACCACTTCAACTACCGCTTCGACCAATGGGTGTTCCTGCCCGTGGTCGATGGCTATCGCTACATCACGCCAAGCTTCGTGCGTACGGGCGTGAGCAACTTCTTCAACAACCTTGGCGATGTGCCGAACCTGGTCAACAGCCTGTTGCAGTTCAAGGGCCAGCGCTCGATGGAAACCACCGCGCGCCTGCTGCTCAACACTACGATCGGCATCGCCGGCCTGTGGGACCCGGCCACTGCGATGGGCCTGCCGCGCCAGAGCGAAGACTTCGGGCAGACCCTGGGCTTCTACGGCGTACCGGGTGGCGCATACTTCGTCCTGCCGATCCTCGGCCCGTCGAACCTGCGTGACACCGCCGGTCTGGCGGTGGATTACAGCGCTGAAACGGCGATCAACTTCCTCAACGTTTCGGAAGTCAGCTCCAACCACCCGGAAATCTGGGCCCTGCGCGCCGTCGACAAGCGCTACCAGACCAGTTTCCGTTACGGTCAGCTGAACTCGCCGTTCGAATACGAGAAGGTGCGTTACGTGTACACCGAGTCACGCAAGTTGCAGATTGCCGAATAA
- a CDS encoding glycine betaine ABC transporter substrate-binding protein: MKMRRLLGTGAALVLAMSSTFASAEKQTLNIGYVDGWSDSVATTHVAAEVIKQKLGYDVKLQAVATGIMWQGVATGKLDAMLSAWLPVTHGEYWAKNKDLVVDYGPNFKDAKIGLIVPEYVKAKSIEDLKTDDTFKNRIVGIDAGSGVMLKTDQAIKDYGLDKYNLKASSGAGMIAELTRAEKKNESIAVTGWVPHWMFAKWKLRFLDDPKGVYGAAETVNSIGSKELDAKAPEVAKFLKNFQWASKDEIGEVMLAIQDGAKPEAAAKDWVAKHPDRVADWTK; encoded by the coding sequence ATGAAGATGCGACGACTTTTAGGCACCGGTGCCGCTCTGGTGCTTGCGATGAGTTCCACATTTGCCAGCGCTGAAAAACAGACCCTGAACATCGGTTACGTTGACGGCTGGTCCGACAGCGTCGCGACCACCCACGTTGCGGCCGAAGTGATCAAGCAGAAACTCGGCTACGACGTGAAACTGCAAGCCGTCGCCACCGGGATCATGTGGCAAGGTGTCGCCACCGGCAAACTCGACGCCATGCTCTCCGCCTGGCTGCCCGTGACCCACGGCGAATACTGGGCGAAGAACAAGGATCTGGTCGTCGACTACGGCCCGAACTTCAAGGACGCGAAAATCGGCCTGATCGTGCCGGAGTATGTGAAAGCCAAGTCGATCGAAGACCTCAAAACCGATGACACTTTCAAGAACCGCATTGTCGGCATCGACGCCGGTTCAGGCGTGATGCTCAAGACTGATCAGGCGATCAAGGATTACGGCCTCGACAAGTACAACCTCAAGGCCAGTTCCGGCGCCGGCATGATCGCCGAGCTGACTCGTGCCGAGAAGAAGAACGAATCCATCGCTGTCACCGGTTGGGTGCCGCACTGGATGTTCGCCAAGTGGAAACTGCGCTTCCTCGACGACCCGAAAGGCGTGTACGGCGCAGCTGAAACCGTCAACAGCATCGGCAGCAAAGAACTGGACGCCAAGGCGCCGGAAGTGGCCAAGTTCCTGAAGAACTTCCAGTGGGCGTCGAAAGACGAAATCGGCGAAGTCATGCTTGCCATTCAGGATGGTGCCAAACCTGAAGCAGCGGCCAAGGATTGGGTCGCCAAGCACCCGGATCGCGTGGCTGACTGGACTAAATAA
- a CDS encoding TetR/AcrR family transcriptional regulator yields the protein MSTIRERNKELILRAASEEFADKGFAATKTSDIAAKAGLPKPNVYYYFKSKENLYREVLESIIVPILQASTPFNPDGVPSEVLSGYIRSKIRISRDLPFASKVFASEIMHGAPHLSADLVEQLNGQAKHNIDCIQSWIDRGQIAPIDPNHLMFSIWAATQTYADFDWQISAVTGKDKLDEADYEAAAQTIIRLVLKGCEPD from the coding sequence ATGAGCACAATCCGCGAGCGCAACAAAGAACTGATCCTGCGTGCCGCCAGTGAGGAGTTTGCCGACAAGGGCTTCGCTGCGACCAAAACCAGCGACATCGCCGCCAAGGCAGGATTGCCCAAGCCCAACGTCTACTACTACTTCAAGTCCAAGGAAAACCTCTATCGCGAGGTGCTGGAAAGTATCATCGTGCCGATTCTGCAAGCGTCGACACCGTTCAACCCGGATGGCGTGCCGAGCGAAGTGCTCAGCGGCTACATCCGCTCGAAGATCCGCATCTCCCGCGACCTGCCCTTCGCCTCCAAGGTCTTCGCCAGCGAAATCATGCACGGCGCCCCGCACCTGAGCGCCGACCTGGTCGAGCAGCTCAACGGCCAGGCCAAGCACAACATCGACTGCATCCAGAGCTGGATCGACCGCGGCCAGATCGCCCCGATAGACCCCAATCATCTGATGTTCAGCATCTGGGCCGCGACCCAGACCTACGCCGACTTCGACTGGCAGATTTCTGCAGTCACCGGCAAGGACAAGCTGGACGAGGCGGATTACGAGGCGGCAGCGCAGACGATTATTCGATTGGTGCTCAAAGGGTGTGAGCCGGACTGA
- a CDS encoding serine/threonine protein kinase codes for MLRSLRFAALFSGLILSASALAVDIDAASYGYPLTNPFEATIATTPPDLRPELPLDDDINQSDRSVTLRPERAFILPDNFWAVKKLTYRIAEQDKPAPLIFLIAGTGARYDSTLNEYLKKLYYKAGYHVVQLSSPTSFDFISAASRFATPGVTKEDAEDMYRVMQAVRAQNPKVPVTDYYLSGYSLGALDAAFVAHLDETRRSFNFKKVLLLNPPVNLYTSITNLDKLVQTEVKGINNSTTFYELVLGKLTRYFQQKGYIDLNDALLYDFQQSKQHLSNEQMAMLIGTSFRFSAADIAFTSDLINRRGLITPPKFPITEGTSLTPFLKRALQCDFDCYLTEQVIPMWRARTDGGSLLQLIDQVSLYALKDYLHDSPKIAVMHNADDVILGPGDLGFLRKTFGDRLTVYPLGGHCGNLNYRVNSDAMLEFFRG; via the coding sequence ATGCTCCGTTCCTTGCGCTTCGCCGCGCTGTTCAGCGGCCTTATTCTGAGTGCGTCCGCACTGGCGGTGGATATCGACGCCGCCAGCTATGGCTACCCCCTGACCAACCCGTTCGAGGCGACCATCGCCACGACTCCGCCGGACCTGCGTCCGGAACTGCCGCTGGATGACGACATCAATCAGTCGGATCGCAGCGTCACCCTGCGTCCGGAGCGAGCGTTCATCCTGCCAGACAACTTCTGGGCGGTGAAAAAGCTCACCTATCGCATCGCCGAGCAGGACAAACCGGCACCGCTGATCTTCCTGATCGCCGGCACCGGTGCGCGCTACGACAGCACGCTCAACGAATACCTGAAAAAGCTCTACTACAAGGCCGGCTACCACGTCGTGCAACTGTCGTCGCCGACCAGTTTCGACTTCATCAGCGCCGCTTCACGCTTCGCCACCCCAGGCGTGACCAAGGAAGACGCCGAAGACATGTACCGCGTGATGCAGGCCGTGCGGGCGCAAAACCCGAAAGTGCCGGTCACTGACTACTACCTCAGCGGTTACAGCCTCGGCGCTCTGGATGCCGCATTCGTTGCGCACCTGGACGAAACCCGCCGCAGCTTCAACTTCAAGAAAGTCCTGCTGCTCAATCCACCGGTCAACCTCTACACCTCGATCACCAACCTCGACAAGCTGGTGCAGACCGAAGTCAAAGGCATCAACAACAGCACCACGTTCTATGAACTGGTACTGGGCAAACTGACCCGCTACTTCCAGCAGAAAGGCTACATCGACCTCAACGATGCCCTGCTGTATGACTTCCAGCAGTCCAAGCAGCATCTGAGCAATGAGCAGATGGCAATGCTGATCGGCACCTCGTTCCGCTTCTCGGCCGCCGACATCGCCTTCACTTCGGACCTGATCAACCGTCGCGGCCTGATCACCCCGCCGAAATTTCCGATCACCGAAGGCACCAGCCTCACGCCGTTCCTCAAGCGTGCACTGCAATGCGACTTCGATTGCTACCTGACCGAACAGGTGATTCCGATGTGGCGCGCCCGTACCGACGGCGGCAGCCTGCTGCAACTGATCGATCAGGTCAGCCTGTACGCGCTGAAGGATTATCTGCACGACAGCCCGAAAATCGCCGTGATGCACAACGCCGACGACGTGATCCTCGGCCCGGGCGACCTCGGCTTCCTGCGCAAGACCTTTGGCGATCGCCTGACCGTTTACCCACTGGGCGGCCATTGCGGCAACCTTAACTACCGCGTCAACAGCGACGCCATGCTGGAGTTCTTCCGTGGCTAA
- a CDS encoding beta (1-6) glucans synthase: MQVTCVALQPLGLTMSATSRFPFLPYIFACLLGLFALGGFWYGLGKPVILPDAATPTHKLQCASYTPFDKDQSPFDVPFKLRPERMDADLALLATRFECIRTYSMTGLEALPDLARKHGLKLMIGAWVNSNPVDTEKEVDLLIKSANANPDVVSAVIVGNEALLRKEVTGAQLARLINKVKSQVKQPVTYADVWEFWLKHPEIAPAVDFLTIHLLPYWEDDPSNIDAALQHVADVRQVFGNKFAPKDVMIGETGWPSEGRQRETALPSRVNEAKFIRGFVAMAEREGWHYNLIEAFDQPWKRASEGAVGGYWGLFDADRQDKGVLAGPVTNVPYWKELLAAGGLIFLGTLILGGRVRTTRSALILPLLGALAACSIGAWGDLARVTTRFTSEWLWVGLLTALNLLVLAHAALTLSARIGWREKAFNLLERRAGWLVAAAGFAVAVMMLEMVFDARYRSFASMAFVVPALVYLCRPVSVPRREIALLTFIVGAGIAPQLYQEGLQNQQAWGWALVSGLMVIALWRCLRVCTR, from the coding sequence ATGCAGGTAACATGCGTCGCTTTGCAGCCACTCGGCCTGACCATGTCCGCGACCTCCCGCTTTCCTTTTCTTCCATATATCTTCGCCTGCCTGCTTGGCCTGTTTGCGCTTGGCGGCTTCTGGTACGGCTTGGGTAAACCGGTGATTCTGCCAGACGCCGCGACGCCGACGCACAAGCTGCAATGCGCCTCCTACACCCCTTTCGATAAAGACCAATCGCCGTTCGACGTGCCGTTCAAGCTGCGCCCGGAGCGCATGGACGCTGACCTTGCATTACTGGCGACGCGATTTGAGTGCATCCGCACGTATTCCATGACCGGCCTCGAAGCGTTGCCTGATCTGGCGCGCAAGCATGGCTTGAAGTTAATGATCGGCGCCTGGGTCAACAGCAATCCGGTAGACACCGAGAAGGAAGTCGATCTGCTGATCAAATCGGCCAATGCCAACCCGGACGTGGTCAGTGCGGTGATCGTCGGCAACGAAGCGTTGCTGCGCAAGGAAGTCACCGGCGCGCAACTGGCCCGACTGATCAACAAGGTCAAAAGCCAGGTCAAGCAACCGGTTACCTACGCCGATGTCTGGGAGTTCTGGCTCAAGCATCCGGAAATCGCGCCGGCGGTGGACTTCTTGACCATTCACCTGCTGCCGTACTGGGAAGATGATCCGTCGAACATCGACGCGGCCCTGCAACATGTCGCGGACGTGCGTCAGGTGTTTGGCAACAAGTTCGCACCCAAGGACGTGATGATTGGCGAAACCGGTTGGCCGAGCGAAGGTCGCCAGCGTGAGACCGCGCTGCCGAGCCGGGTCAACGAAGCCAAGTTCATTCGCGGGTTTGTCGCAATGGCAGAGAGAGAAGGCTGGCATTACAACCTGATCGAGGCGTTTGACCAGCCATGGAAGCGGGCAAGCGAAGGCGCGGTTGGCGGGTATTGGGGGCTGTTTGACGCCGATCGTCAGGATAAAGGCGTACTCGCCGGTCCCGTGACCAATGTGCCGTACTGGAAAGAATTGCTGGCGGCCGGAGGACTGATCTTCCTCGGCACCCTGATCCTCGGCGGCCGGGTTCGCACGACACGCTCGGCACTGATCTTGCCGCTGCTGGGCGCCCTCGCCGCTTGTTCGATTGGCGCCTGGGGCGATCTGGCGCGAGTCACCACACGATTCACCAGCGAATGGCTGTGGGTCGGGTTGTTGACGGCACTGAATCTATTGGTGCTTGCACATGCCGCGCTGACATTGAGCGCTCGTATTGGCTGGCGTGAAAAAGCCTTCAACCTGCTGGAGCGTCGTGCCGGGTGGCTGGTGGCCGCAGCCGGTTTTGCAGTGGCGGTGATGATGCTGGAAATGGTGTTTGATGCACGCTATCGCAGTTTTGCGAGCATGGCGTTTGTGGTGCCTGCGCTGGTTTATCTGTGCCGGCCGGTGAGCGTGCCGCGTCGTGAGATTGCTCTGCTGACCTTTATCGTCGGTGCGGGCATTGCGCCGCAGTTGTATCAGGAAGGTTTGCAGAATCAGCAGGCGTGGGGTTGGGCGTTGGTCAGTGGGTTGATGGTGATTGCGCTGTGGCGTTGCTTGCGAGTTTGTACCCGCTGA